From the genome of Clostridiales bacterium:
ATTATTTTTCTTTGTTGTCAATACTATTTTAATAATCATCCAAATTATCTGATAAATAGTTTGCATATGGTAATGAAAGCTAATCCTGCTACAACTTTTTAATATTTATTTTAATAATATATGTACAAAAATTATAAATATGTTAAACTAAAATTAACGAAATAAATTAGACTTTTAGATATGGAGCGTGGCCGCCTTGGGAAAAATGAATGACATTGCAAAAAAAGCAAATGTAAGTATTTCTACTGTTTCTAAAGCCTTGAACAACTATAGCGACATAAGTGAAAGCACAAGGCAAAAGATACTTGAAATAGCAAGACAAATCAATTATCGCAATGTGGAACCTACAAAAAATCCACAATCTAAATCAATAAAAAATATAGGACTAATCTTTTCAGGATTGAAAGATTCCGACAGCAAGGCAGATAATTTCCCTTCTGAATTTATTGGAGCGTTAAGGGCATGTCAGAAGTATGGGTATGAATTGGTGGTCCTTAATACTGATTCCATAATGCAAACTTCCAGGTCCCTTTCAGATTTGTGCAAGAAATTTAATTTGTTAGGGTTTGTAATAGCTGGGCTGACTATCTCAGATGTATATTATAATGAAATGCTCACCCTTGATATACCGAGTTCTACAATAGACCTTGATATGATGATGTTAAATGATGACGATTTGAATAATGATTATATTTCAATAGTAACAATAGATACCCAGTCGGCCATAAACGATGTAGTAAACCTGCTGTACCAGAAAAATCACAGGAACATAGGTCTGATAAATGGTTATGCAAATGCTGAGATATCAATCATAAGAGAACAGGCATTTATAAAGGCGATGAAGGGCAAGGATCTTGAAATAAACGAAGATTATATAAGAAATGGAGACTTTACAGAAAAAAAGGCCTACGAAGAAGCCAAATATCTTTTCACCGTACATCCTGAAATAACAGCAATATTTTGTGCCTCCGATCTCATGGCCCTTGGGGTATATGAAGCTGCCAAAGAGTTGAATAAAAGGATACCCGACGACATTGCGATAGTAGGTTTTGACGGCATTCAGTTGTGTCAGTACCTGAATCCACCGCTGACTACCGTAAAACAGGATTTCAAAGCCATGGCTGCGTATGCAGTAGAAAATATAATAAAGAGAATAAACGGCCAGAGTATGAGCAAAAT
Proteins encoded in this window:
- a CDS encoding LacI family DNA-binding transcriptional regulator yields the protein MNDIAKKANVSISTVSKALNNYSDISESTRQKILEIARQINYRNVEPTKNPQSKSIKNIGLIFSGLKDSDSKADNFPSEFIGALRACQKYGYELVVLNTDSIMQTSRSLSDLCKKFNLLGFVIAGLTISDVYYNEMLTLDIPSSTIDLDMMMLNDDDLNNDYISIVTIDTQSAINDVVNLLYQKNHRNIGLINGYANAEISIIREQAFIKAMKGKDLEINEDYIRNGDFTEKKAYEEAKYLFTVHPEITAIFCASDLMALGVYEAAKELNKRIPDDIAIVGFDGIQLCQYLNPPLTTVKQDFKAMAAYAVENIIKRINGQSMSKICIVPYQLVIRGSI